From the genome of Deferribacteraceae bacterium V6Fe1:
GAACGATACTGGACTCTTCAGGTATAGCATGCAACAAAATAATTTTTGATTTAAAAGTTTCAGCCAAATCGCCGGCTCTTTGTAGAGCTACATCCGCACTCTTTGAAAAATCAGTAGGTACTAAAATTTTTTTTAAATTATACATATATTCCTCCTGTCTATTTCATTTGTTTAACAGCCACATTCGCCGCAACTAAAATCGGGTCCCACACAGGTGCAAAAGGTGGGGCATAACTTAAATCAAGCTCTGACAGCTCAAAAACAGTAGCATTTTTATAAACAGCCGCAGATATTACATCTATCCTTTTTGCCACTACATCCTGTCCTACAATCTGCCCGCCAAGCACTATCCCGTTAGATTTATCATAATACAAACAAACGGTCATTTTTCCATTTCCGGGGTAGGCTCCCCTCGTATGCGAAGTTATAACGACTTTATCATAATCTATTTTTGCACCAAGTATCTGACTTTCAAACATGCCGGTAGTGGCAACAGTCAAGTCAAATAACTTAAAAGCTGCAGTCTGTAATATCCCTTGAAACTTTGACATACTGACAATATTTGCAATATTATTACCTGCAATTCTCCCCTGCTTGTTGGCAGTAGTTCCAAGCGGCATATATGTAAATTCACCGGTCTGTCTGTTATAATGCTCGGCACAGTCACCGCCAGAAAAAATATTCTCGATATTTGTCTGCTGAAACAGATTTACTTTTACTGCCCCTTTAATACCAAGCTCAACACCGGTGTTTGAAAGCATATCGGTATTTGGCCTAACCCCAAGAGCAGCAACAACCAAATCCTGTTCAAACTTACCTGCTGAAGAATCAATGCTTTTGCCATCACTGCCGTAAATATCAACACCAGTAATCAGCTCAATACCATTATTTTCTAAAGTATTCAAAACTATCTTTCTCAAATCACTGTCTAAAAACGGCAAGATATAGTCCATCTTCTCAAGAATTTTAACTTTTATCCCTAAATCTCTCAAAGAATCGGCAAGCTCCAAATTTATATACCCTGCTCCGATAAGCGTAGCATTTTTAATCCCTTTATAAACAAGCTTTTTAACCTTTCTTAAATCATCAAGTGTCTTAAAATAATATATATTACTAAAATTTTCATCAGGTAACCTGACTGCACTGGCTCCCGTAGCATAAACAAGATAGTCATAGTTATCCTTTATAGTTAGCTTGTTTGAGATATCCCTCACTTTTACACTGTTTTTTTTAACGTCTATCTCCTCAACCTCATGATAGAGTTTATAATTAACCCCCCTTTTATGGATTATTTCTCCATAGCTCATCGCATAAAGGGACTCAACAGGCTTCTCCTTAAACAATAGGTTGTAAGGCATACCACATGCGCCATAGGAAACATCACCACTTTTTTCATAAACGGTAACAACAGCTTCCGGCATCTGCCTTTTAATTTGGCTTGCTGCACTCAAA
Proteins encoded in this window:
- a CDS encoding FAD-dependent oxidoreductase, with product MKVVVVGGVAAGLSAASQIKRQMPEAVVTVYEKSGDVSYGACGMPYNLLFKEKPVESLYAMSYGEIIHKRGVNYKLYHEVEEIDVKKNSVKVRDISNKLTIKDNYDYLVYATGASAVRLPDENFSNIYYFKTLDDLRKVKKLVYKGIKNATLIGAGYINLELADSLRDLGIKVKILEKMDYILPFLDSDLRKIVLNTLENNGIELITGVDIYGSDGKSIDSSAGKFEQDLVVAALGVRPNTDMLSNTGVELGIKGAVKVNLFQQTNIENIFSGGDCAEHYNRQTGEFTYMPLGTTANKQGRIAGNNIANIVSMSKFQGILQTAAFKLFDLTVATTGMFESQILGAKIDYDKVVITSHTRGAYPGNGKMTVCLYYDKSNGIVLGGQIVGQDVVAKRIDVISAAVYKNATVFELSELDLSYAPPFAPVWDPILVAANVAVKQMK